One window from the genome of Dolosigranulum savutiense encodes:
- a CDS encoding Stp1/IreP family PP2C-type Ser/Thr phosphatase, producing MGIQIDSFIGNRLSNEDYAAVFMNRKQQVMAVLCDGMGGHNGGEVASRQAVEQLGDLWKITEISNQDELTSWITTSINRVNAEIYQAGQEQPDLTGMGTTLVAMFCLKHTIIIANVGDSRAYIVNRQHQVEQITEDHSYAHELFLRGEITKQEELNHQQRHMLTRSLGVGRPIEVDLFQKELTDIRYLFLCSDGLSNNLSDSEILSILNQETCSNAAKSQALIDQSYKNGSNDNISIVLMDMDQMQEGGS from the coding sequence ATGGGGATACAAATTGATTCTTTCATCGGTAACCGCTTATCGAATGAGGATTATGCGGCTGTCTTTATGAATCGTAAGCAGCAAGTAATGGCTGTTTTATGTGATGGAATGGGGGGCCATAATGGTGGTGAAGTGGCGAGTCGACAGGCCGTTGAGCAATTGGGTGACTTATGGAAAATAACTGAAATTTCGAATCAAGATGAGCTGACTAGCTGGATTACTACAAGCATTAACCGAGTAAACGCCGAAATTTATCAAGCAGGTCAAGAACAACCTGATTTAACCGGTATGGGGACAACATTAGTAGCCATGTTTTGTTTGAAACATACCATTATAATTGCCAATGTGGGCGATAGTCGCGCTTATATAGTTAATCGCCAGCATCAAGTTGAACAAATTACAGAAGATCATTCATATGCGCATGAACTTTTTTTACGCGGGGAGATCACGAAACAAGAAGAATTGAATCATCAACAACGCCATATGCTGACGCGTTCTCTCGGTGTGGGGCGACCGATTGAAGTTGATTTATTTCAAAAAGAGTTAACAGACATCCGTTATTTATTTTTATGTTCGGATGGCTTGTCGAATAATTTGTCTGATAGTGAGATTTTGTCAATCTTGAATCAAGAGACGTGTTCAAATGCTGCTAAGTCACAAGCATTAATTGATCAATCGTATAAAAATGGCTCAAATGATAATATCTCAATTGTCTTAATGGATATGGATCAGATGCAGGAAGGAGGGAGTTAA